CTTCAATAAGTCTGCCGACTCATATCCCTTCTCCAGAACACGCTTGTAAATATCTATAGCTGGACTAAAGGAGTACTCATTATATTTTTTGTTGGCGCGCTCCAGTCTCCGTTCCTGTGCCGAACCTGTTGCACAGATTCCTAAGATTACCGATGAACAAAGAAGTATTTTTTTTAGCATCCCCTGATATTTAGAAAAAACGTGGCGAAATAGTACGTTGGAAGCTTTTCAGTAATTCCAACCTCAAAAAGATTTCAAAAGATCCATCATTAAAGCGTGTACCTCCCAATTCCGTAGTTTCCCTGTCATAGGCCAGCCCCAACATGATCTGATCGGTAACCTGAAAGCCGGCCAATGCGCTCACGGCAGCATCCCATCGGTAAGCGGCCCCAAAACTGAACCGCTCATTGAACAGAAAACTAGCGGAAATATCTACTTGTACAGGGGCTCCTTCCACGGCTTTTGTCAATAGGGCAGGTTTGAATTTTAAGTCCGCATTCAAATCGAAAACATATCCTGTAATTAAATAGTAATTGGCCCGGTCAACAGAAAAAAAGTTTTGTCCATTATTATCAAAATGTTCCCTATTGAACAATTTTGGAACCGAAAATCCAACATAAAATCTGTCTGTATGATAATACAGCCCTAAGCCAAAATTGGGATTAAATTCTGAGAGTGTCCCCTGTTCGGTAACGGGTTGATTAACCCCTTCGCGATCTACATTTCGGAGACCATTGAAATCCAAGGACAAAAAATCACCACTTACGGTAAGCCCAAAAGATAATTTTCTGTTCAAATCGAAATCTATGGTATAAGATGCCGCAGCCTCCACAGAGGTCTCCTGTATCAGTCCATCCCCAATGTTATCATTGATGACAGAAAGCCCATAACCTATTTTACTTTCCCTTATTGGGGAATGCAGGTTGATTGTAAATGTTTCCGGTGCTCCATTCAATCCTACCCATTGCGCCCTATAAAGGCCTGCAAAAGTCAATTGTCCCCTGGAACCTGCATAGGCTGGATTTATGCTCAAGGTATTGAACATGTACTGGGTATATTGAGCATCTTGCTGGGCTCGCAGTCCGAAACCTATCAACAAGCAAAATATTAGGCCAATTAGTGCATTAGTATTTTTTATCATAATGGCTTACCTACTATTTAAATAAAAGTAATCGCTTTCCGTAATTTGATTCCCATTGGAATCTTCGTAGTCAAAAATATAGTAATATACTCCAGATGGAAGAAATTCATTGACATCCAAGGTAGATCTTCCCCTTGATCTTCCATCAAATACATTATTGATATTGTTGTAATTACTCCCGTTAAATACCAATACCCCCCATCTATTATAGATTCTCATTCGATTGTTGGGAATCCTTTCCACATTAAAAATAAACAAGAAACTGTTCGTTGCACTATTAATATCCATAAACTGGTTCACAATGATGTCCAAGGTATTCGGATCGGGGTCAAGGTAGTCCGGTGTGCCGTCGCCGTCCGTATCGTCATTGGTGGGGTCGCCGTCACCGTCGGCGTCCTCGTCGGGGGTGTCGATCCCGTCTCCGTCATCGTCAAGGTCGCGGTAGTTCACGTCCTCGGTGCCGTCCGTGTCCGGTAGGTCGTTCGCAGGGTCGTCGATCTCGTCGTTCACGTCGAAGCCGTCGTCAACGTCCGAGCCCTCATAGCCGTCGTCAAGCCCGTCCCCGTCAGTGTCCGTACCAGTGAAGGCCTGGTCCGGTACGCCGTCGAAGTCAAAGTCGTTCCCCTCGTTGTTGTCCGGTACAAGGTCGTTGTCGGAGTCGTCGTCAAGGTAGTCCGGTTCGTCAGTACCGTCCGTGTTCTCCGGCGTGATCCCCTCGTCGCCGCTCCCCTCGTAGGCATCGTCGAGCCCGTCACCGTCCGTATCGGTGCCGCTCGGTGCAACATAGCCCGAGGTCGGCTGGCCCTCCACGTTGTCCGGGATGCCGTCGTTGTCACTGTCGATGTCCAGGTGGTCCGGGATGCCGTCGCCGTCACTGTCCAACGGGTCCGTCAATGGGTCGCCGTCACCGTCAAGGTCAGGGTCCTCCACAACATCCAGGATGCCGTCGTTGTCATCGTCGATGTCCACAACGTCGGGTACACCGTCACCATCGGTGTCCGTGCCGTCCCCATCGGGGTCAAGGTAGTCCGGTGTGCCGTCGCCGTCCGTATCGTCATTGGTCGGGTCGCCGTCACCGTCGGCGTCCTCGTCGGGGGTGTCGATCCCGTCGCCGTCATCGTCAAGGTCACGGTAGTTCACGTCCTCGGTGCCGTCCGTGTCCGGCAGGTCGTTCGCAGGGTCGTCGATCTCGTCGTTCACGTCGAAGCCGTCGTCAACATCGGAGCCCTCATAACCGTCGTCAAGTCCGTCACCGTCAGTGTCCGTACCAGTGAAGGCCTGGTCCGGTACGCCGTCGAAGTCAAAGTCGTTCCCCTCGTTGTTGTCCGGTACAAGGTCGTTGTCGGAGTCGTCGTCAAGGTAGTCCGGTTCGTCAGTGCCGTCCGTGTTCTCCGGCGTGATCCCCTCGTCGCCGCTCCCCTCGTAGGCATCGTCGAGGCCGTCGTTGTCAGTGTCGGTGCCGCTCGGCGCAACATAGCCCGAGGTCGGCTGGCCCTCCACGTTGTCCGGGATGCCGTCATTGTCACTGTCGATGTCCAGGTGGTCCGGGATGCCGTCGCCGTCACTGTCCAACGGGTCCGTCAAAGGGTCGCCGTCACCGTCAAGGTCAGGGTCCTCCACCACGTCCAGGATGCCGTCGTTGTCATCGTCGATGTCCACAACGTCCGGTACACCGTCGCCATCGGTGTCCGTGCCGTCCCCATCGGGGTCAAGGTAGTCCGGTGTGCCGTCGCCGTCCGTATCGTCGTTGGTGGGGTCGCCGTCACCGTCGGCGTCCTCGTCGGGGGTGTCGATCCCGTCCCCGTCATCGTCAAGGTCGCGGTAGTTCACGTCCTCCGTGCCGTCCGTGTCCGGCAGGTCGTTCGCGGGGTCGTCGATCTCGTCGTTCACGTCGAAGCCGTCGTCAACGTCCGAGCCCTCATAGCCGTCGTCAAGCCCGTCCCCGTCAGTGTCCGTACCAGTGAAGGCCTGGTCCGGTACGCCGTCGAAGTCAAAGTCGTTCCCCTCGTTGTTGTCCGGTACAAGGTCGTTGTCGGAGTCGTCGTCAAGGTAGTCCGGTTCGTCAGTGCCGTCCGTGTTCTCCGGCGTGATCCCCTCGTCGCCGCTCCCCTCGTAGGCATCGTCGAGGCCGTCGTTGTCAGTGTCGGTGCCGCTCGGCGCAACATAGCCCGAGGTCGGCTGGCCCTCCACGTTGTCCGGGATGCCGTCATTGTCACTGTCGATGTCCAGGTGGTCCGGGATGCCGTCGCCGTCACTGTCCAACGGGTCCGTCAATGGGTCGCCGTCACCGTCAAGGTCAGGGTCCTCCACAACGTCCAGTATACCGTCGTTGTCATCGTCGATGTCCACAACGTCCGGTACACCGTCGCCATCGGTGTCCGTGCCGTCCCCATCGGGGTCAAGGTAGTCCGGTGTGCCGTCGCCGTCCGTATCGTCATTGGTCGGGTCGCCGTCACCGTCGGCGTCCTCGTCGGGGGTGTCGATCCCGTCGCCGTCATCGTCAAGGTCGCGGTAGTTCACGTCCTCGGTGCCGTCCGTGTCCGGTAGGTCGTTCGCAGGGTCGTCGATCTCGTCGTTCACGTCGAAGCCGTCGTCAACGTCCGAGCCCTCATAGCCATCGTCAAGCCCGTCCCCGTCAGTGTCCGTACCAGTGAAGGCCTGGTCCGGTACGCCGTCGAAGTCAAAGTCGTTCCCCTCGTTGTTGTCCGGTACAAGGTCGTTGTCGGAGTCGTCGTCAAGGTAGTCCGGTTCGTCAGTACCGTCCGTGTTCTCCGGCGTGATCCCCTCGTCGCCGCTCCCCTCGTAGGCATCGTCGAGCCCGTCACCGTCCGTATCGGTGCCGCTCGGTGCAACATAGCCCGAGGTCGGCTGGCCCTCCACGTTGTCCGGGATGCCGTCGTTGTCACTGTCGATGTCCAGGTGGTCCGGGATGCCGTCGCCGTCACTGTCCAACGGGTCCGTCAATGGGTCGCCGTCACCGTCAAGGTCAGGGTCCTCCACAACGTCCAGGATGCCGTCGTTGTCATCGTCGATGTCCACAACGTCGGGTACACCGTCACCATCGGTGTCCGTGCCGTCCCCATCGGGGTCAAGGTAGTCCGGTGTGCCGTCACCGTCCGTATCGTCATTGGTCGGGTCGCCGTCACCGTCGGCGTCCTCGTCGGGGGTGTCGATCCCGTCGCCGTCATCGTCAAGGTCGCGGTAGTTCACGTCCTCGGTGCCGTCCGTGTCCGGCAGGTCGTTCGCAGGGTCGTCGATCTCGTCGTTCACGTCGAAGCCGTCGTCAACGTCCGAGCCCTCATAGCCGTCGTCAAGCCCGTCACCGTCAGTGTCCGTACCAGTGAAGGCCTGGTCCGGTACGCCGTCGAAGTCAAAGTCGTTCCCCTCGTTGTTGTCAGGTACAAGGTCGTTGTCGGAGTCGTCGTCAAGGTAGTCCGGTTCGTCAGTACCGTCCGTGTTCTCCGGCGTGATCCCCTCGTCGCCGCTCCCCTCGTAGGCATCGTCGAGGCCGTCACCGTCCGTATCGGTGCCGCTCGGTGCAACATAGCCCGAGGTCGGCTGGCCCTCCA
The sequence above is a segment of the Muricauda sp. SCSIO 64092 genome. Coding sequences within it:
- a CDS encoding type IX secretion system membrane protein PorP/SprF gives rise to the protein MIKNTNALIGLIFCLLIGFGLRAQQDAQYTQYMFNTLSINPAYAGSRGQLTFAGLYRAQWVGLNGAPETFTINLHSPIRESKIGYGLSVINDNIGDGLIQETSVEAAASYTIDFDLNRKLSFGLTVSGDFLSLDFNGLRNVDREGVNQPVTEQGTLSEFNPNFGLGLYYHTDRFYVGFSVPKLFNREHFDNNGQNFFSVDRANYYLITGYVFDLNADLKFKPALLTKAVEGAPVQVDISASFLFNERFSFGAAYRWDAAVSALAGFQVTDQIMLGLAYDRETTELGGTRFNDGSFEIFLRLELLKSFQRTISPRFF
- a CDS encoding gliding motility-associated C-terminal domain-containing protein; this translates as MESTTFLYLKRAILYGLTLLVGVFVYIIISSFDKPFSTGNVTVSMYLDTDTDTDSDGIPDVVDLDDDNDGILDSVEDFNLDGDNDPSTNPNDSDGDSIPDYLDIDSDNDGILDNLEGQSSFDYVAPSGVDKNGNGLDDAYEGSYGFGIVPINTDSDNGGLGGLPDYLDVDSDIDGIRDNVEAQSLVDFIAPSGVDINANGLDDAYETKSTLGLLPINSDNDVFQDFRDFDSDNDGIKDKVEAQTSEGFIPPIGDNNGNDIDDSYEQGLNPIDTDGDTIPDFRDLDSDNDGLLDIIEAQKASKFKGPTGNDANKDGMDDGFGAGIDPINSDGDTKPDFRDIDSDNDGIPDNVEGQPTSGYVAPSGTDTDGDGLDDAYEGSGDEGITPENTDGTDEPDYLDDDSDNDLVPDNNEGNDFDFDGVPDQAFTGTDTDGDGLDDGYEGSDVDDGFDVNDEIDDPANDLPDTDGTEDVNYRDLDDDGDGIDTPDEDADGDGDPTNDDTDGDGTPDYLDPDGDGTDTDGDGVPDVVDIDDDNDGILDVVEDPDLDGDGDPLTDPLDSDGDGIPDHLDIDSDNDGIPDNVEGQPTSGYVAPSGTDTDGDGLDDAYEGSGDEGITPENTDGTDEPDYLDDDSDNDLVPDNNEGNDFDFDGVPDQAFTGTDTDGDGLDDGYEGSDVDDGFDVNDEIDDPANDLPDTDGTEDVNYRDLDDDGDGIDTPDEDADGDGDPTNDDTDGDGTPDYLDPDGDGTDTDGDGVPDVVDIDDDNDGILDVVEDPDLDGDGDPLTDPLDSDGDGIPDHLDIDSDNDGIPDNVEGQPTSGYVAPSGTDTDGDGLDDAYEGSGDEGITPENTDGTDEPDYLDDDSDNDLVPDNNEGNDFDFDGVPDQAFTGTDTDGDGLDDGYEGSDVDDGFDVNDEIDDPANDLPDTDGTEDVNYRDLDDDGDGIDTPDEDADGDGDPTNDDTDGDGTPDYLDPDGDGTDTDGDGVPDVVDIDDDNDGILDVVEDPDLDGDGDPLTDPLDSDGDGIPDHLDIDSDNDGIPDNVEGQPTSGYVAPSGTDTDNDGLDDAYEGSGDEGITPENTDGTDEPDYLDDDSDNDLVPDNNEGNDFDFDGVPDQAFTGTDTDGDGLDDGYEGSDVDDGFDVNDEIDDPANDLPDTDGTEDVNYRDLDDDGDGIDTPDEDADGDGDPTNDDTDGDGTPDYLDPDGDGTDTDGDGVPDVVDIDDDNDGILDVVEDPDLDGDGDPLTDPLDSDGDGIPDHLDIDSDNDGIPDNVEGQPTSGYVAPSGTDTDNDGLDDAYEGSGDEGITPENTDGTDEPDYLDDDSDNDLVPDNNEGNDFDFDGVPDQAFTGTDTDGDGLDDGYEGSDVDDGFDVNDEIDDPANDLPDTDGTEDVNYRDLDDDGDGIDTPDEDADGDGDPTNDDTDGDGTPDYLDPDGDGTDTDGDGVPDVVDIDDDNDGILDVVEDPDLDGDGDPLTDPLDSDGDGIPDHLDIDSDNDGIPDNVEGQPTSGYVAPSGTDTDGDGLDDAYEGSGDEGITPENTDGTDEPDYLDDDSDNDLVPDNNEGNDFDFDGVPDQAFTGTDTDGDGLDDGYEGSDVDDGFDVNDEIDDPANDLPDTDGTEDVNYRDLDDDGDGIDTPDEDADGDGDPTNDDTDGDGTPDYLDPDPNTLDIIVNQFMDINSATNSFLFIFNVERIPNNRMRIYNRWGVLVFNGSNYNNINNVFDGRSRGRSTLDVNEFLPSGVYYYIFDYEDSNGNQITESDYFYLNSR